A stretch of the Takifugu flavidus isolate HTHZ2018 chromosome 1, ASM371156v2, whole genome shotgun sequence genome encodes the following:
- the LOC130537080 gene encoding uncharacterized protein LOC130537080 isoform X2, producing MRPTMLRSRLGTSSSEVRARRRSQNQKAKPHVLAVDLGCGTGQTTRLLAPHFQEVVGIDVSETQLEQARAVLSCPNITYRKGTAEDLPFPDGSVDLITASSAAHYFDESKFMAEANRVLKPGGCIALMDFCLQKMRLHYQDCGERLTDILQEMLEVLMVDTSIPVVKSENMLEDFFSAISFPDKQRAEGILEKLTTSVRKVLGAVKTSSMFQIYKGKDAQRAEELFLDTQKRLLEEMKATSPDTEIEWTLEYFCIMASKPQQ from the exons atgaggcctaCGATGttgcggagcagactggggacgagcagcagcgaagtcagggccaggcggagaagtcaaaaccag AAGGCAAAGCCACATGTGCTGGCAGTGGATCTGGGATGTGGAACTGGACAGACCACCCGACTACTGGCACCGCACTTCCAGGAGGTGGTGGGTATTGATGTGAGTGAGACTCAGCTGGAGCAGGCCAGAGCTGTGCTGAGCTGCCCCAACATCACATACAG GAAGGGGACAGCAGAGGATCTTCCTTTTCCAGATGGTTCTGTGGACTTGATAACAGCTTCATCGGCAGCCCACTATTTTGACGAGTCAAAGTTTATGGCTGAGGCAAACCGAGTTTTAAAACCCGGGGGTTGTATCGCCCTGATGGACTTCTGTCTCCAAAAGATGAGACTTCATTACCAGGACTGTGGAGAAAGACTCACTGATATCCTTCAAGAG aTGCTGGAGGTGTTGATGGTAGACACGTCCATCCCAGTGGTTAAATCTGAGAATATGCTGGAAGATTTTTTCTCAGCCATTTCATTCCCAGATAAACAAAG GGCTGAAGGCATTCTGGAAAAATTAACAACATCTGTGAGAAAAGTGTTGGGTGCCGTCAAGACATCATCCATGTTCCAAATTTATAAGGGGAAAGATGCTCAGAGAGCTGAGGAACTGTTTCTCGACACTCAgaagag GCtcctggaggaaatgaaagctACATCTCCTGACACTGAAATTGAGTGGACCCTGGAATATTTTTGCATCATGGCATCGAAACCACAGCAATAA
- the LOC130537080 gene encoding ubiquinone/menaquinone biosynthesis C-methyltransferase UbiE-like isoform X1 produces MTCQVFVGEDISSNYQKYRFRAPDELRDTILQFLGYKKAKPHVLAVDLGCGTGQTTRLLAPHFQEVVGIDVSETQLEQARAVLSCPNITYRKGTAEDLPFPDGSVDLITASSAAHYFDESKFMAEANRVLKPGGCIALMDFCLQKMRLHYQDCGERLTDILQEMLEVLMVDTSIPVVKSENMLEDFFSAISFPDKQRAEGILEKLTTSVRKVLGAVKTSSMFQIYKGKDAQRAEELFLDTQKRLLEEMKATSPDTEIEWTLEYFCIMASKPQQ; encoded by the exons ATGACATGTCAGGTGTTTGTTGGGGAGGACATTTCCTCTAACTACCAAAAATACCGCTTTAGAGCACCTGATGAATTGAGAGACACAATTCTTCAGTTCCTTGGTTATAAG AAGGCAAAGCCACATGTGCTGGCAGTGGATCTGGGATGTGGAACTGGACAGACCACCCGACTACTGGCACCGCACTTCCAGGAGGTGGTGGGTATTGATGTGAGTGAGACTCAGCTGGAGCAGGCCAGAGCTGTGCTGAGCTGCCCCAACATCACATACAG GAAGGGGACAGCAGAGGATCTTCCTTTTCCAGATGGTTCTGTGGACTTGATAACAGCTTCATCGGCAGCCCACTATTTTGACGAGTCAAAGTTTATGGCTGAGGCAAACCGAGTTTTAAAACCCGGGGGTTGTATCGCCCTGATGGACTTCTGTCTCCAAAAGATGAGACTTCATTACCAGGACTGTGGAGAAAGACTCACTGATATCCTTCAAGAG aTGCTGGAGGTGTTGATGGTAGACACGTCCATCCCAGTGGTTAAATCTGAGAATATGCTGGAAGATTTTTTCTCAGCCATTTCATTCCCAGATAAACAAAG GGCTGAAGGCATTCTGGAAAAATTAACAACATCTGTGAGAAAAGTGTTGGGTGCCGTCAAGACATCATCCATGTTCCAAATTTATAAGGGGAAAGATGCTCAGAGAGCTGAGGAACTGTTTCTCGACACTCAgaagag GCtcctggaggaaatgaaagctACATCTCCTGACACTGAAATTGAGTGGACCCTGGAATATTTTTGCATCATGGCATCGAAACCACAGCAATAA